Proteins from a single region of Macaca fascicularis isolate 582-1 chromosome 17, T2T-MFA8v1.1:
- the RFXAP gene encoding regulatory factor X-associated protein isoform X1, whose amino-acid sequence MEAQGVAEGAGPGAASGVPHPAALAPAAAPALAPAPVATAASQFTLLVMQPCAGQDEAAVPGGSVGAGKPVRYLCEGAGDGEEEAGEDEADLLDTSDPPGGGESAASLEDLEDEETHSGGEGSSGGARRRGSGGGSMSKTCTYEGCSETTSQVAKQRKPWMCKKHRNKMYKDKYKKKKSDQALNCGGTASTGSAGNVKLEESADNILSIVKQRTGSFGDRPARPTLLEQVLNQKRLSLLRSPEVVQFLQKQQQLLNQQVLEQRQQQFPGASM is encoded by the exons ATGGAGGCGCAGGGTGTCGCGGAGGGCGCGGGGCCGGGCGCCGCCAGCGGCGTGCCCCACCCCGCGGCCCTAGCCCCGGCTGCGGCTCCCGCCCTGGCGCCAGCCCCGGTGGCGACCGCGGCCTCGCAGTTCACCCTGCTGGTGATGCAACCCTGTGCTGGGCAGGACGAGGCCGCGGTCCCCGGGGGCAGCGTTGGGGCGGGCAAGCCCGTTAGGTACCTGTGCGAAGGGGCCGGGGATGGCgaagaggaggctggggaggacGAAGCGGACCTGCTAGACACTTCGGaccctccagggggaggcgagaGCGCGGCTAGTTTGGAGGATCTGGAGGACGAGGAGACCCACTCGGGGGGCGAGGGCAGCAGCGGGGGCGCCCGGAGGCGGGGCAGCGGCGGGGGCAGCATGAGCAAGACCTGCACCTACGAAGGCTGCAGCGAGACCACGAGCCAGGTGGCCAAGCAGCGCAAGCCGTGGATGTGCAAGAAACACCGCAACAAGATGTACAAGGACAAGTATAAAAAGAAGAAGAGCGACCAGGCCCTGAACTGCGGTGGGACTGCCTCGACTGGCAGCGCGGGAAACGTCAAACTCGAG GAAAGTGCAGATAACATACTCTCCATTGTTAAACAAAGAACAGGATCTTTTGGGGATCGTCCTGCAAGACCTACTCTTTTAGAACAAGTGTTAAATCAAAAAAGACTG tcGTTACTAAGAAGTCCAGAAGTAGTGCAATTTTTACAGAAACAGCAACAACTATTAAATCAGCAAGTTTTGGAGCAAAGACAGCAGCAGTTTCCAGGAGCATCAATGTGA
- the RFXAP gene encoding regulatory factor X-associated protein isoform X2 translates to MEAQGVAEGAGPGAASGVPHPAALAPAAAPALAPAPVATAASQFTLLVMQPCAGQDEAAVPGGSVGAGKPVRYLCEGAGDGEEEAGEDEADLLDTSDPPGGGESAASLEDLEDEETHSGGEGSSGGARRRGSGGGSMSKTCTYEGCSETTSQVAKQRKPWMCKKHRNKMYKDKYKKKKSDQALNCGGTASTGSAGNVKLEMEFCSSPRLEKNVAISAHCKLCLLNSRNSPTQPLE, encoded by the exons ATGGAGGCGCAGGGTGTCGCGGAGGGCGCGGGGCCGGGCGCCGCCAGCGGCGTGCCCCACCCCGCGGCCCTAGCCCCGGCTGCGGCTCCCGCCCTGGCGCCAGCCCCGGTGGCGACCGCGGCCTCGCAGTTCACCCTGCTGGTGATGCAACCCTGTGCTGGGCAGGACGAGGCCGCGGTCCCCGGGGGCAGCGTTGGGGCGGGCAAGCCCGTTAGGTACCTGTGCGAAGGGGCCGGGGATGGCgaagaggaggctggggaggacGAAGCGGACCTGCTAGACACTTCGGaccctccagggggaggcgagaGCGCGGCTAGTTTGGAGGATCTGGAGGACGAGGAGACCCACTCGGGGGGCGAGGGCAGCAGCGGGGGCGCCCGGAGGCGGGGCAGCGGCGGGGGCAGCATGAGCAAGACCTGCACCTACGAAGGCTGCAGCGAGACCACGAGCCAGGTGGCCAAGCAGCGCAAGCCGTGGATGTGCAAGAAACACCGCAACAAGATGTACAAGGACAAGTATAAAAAGAAGAAGAGCGACCAGGCCCTGAACTGCGGTGGGACTGCCTCGACTGGCAGCGCGGGAAACGTCAAACTCGAG atggagttttgctcgtcgcccaggctggaaaagaatgttgcgatctcggctcactgcaaactctgcctcctgaattcaagaaattctccaactcagcctcttgagtag